One part of the Vitis riparia cultivar Riparia Gloire de Montpellier isolate 1030 chromosome 8, EGFV_Vit.rip_1.0, whole genome shotgun sequence genome encodes these proteins:
- the LOC117920318 gene encoding UDP-glycosyltransferase 73C4-like isoform X2 produces the protein MALQNCDRLHFVLLPHLALGHLIPMIDIAKLLAQHGVIVTVITTPVNAAGLTTIIDRAVDSGLRIQLLQVPFPSVEAGLPEGCESMDRLPSRDLFRNLLIGIGMLKQPVEKLFDELQPRVSCIIADKNLVWTDDTARRFQIPRLVFDGISCFSLLCTHNLHVSKVHEKVSEGEPFVVPGLPDRIELTRAQLPGAVNTGGTDLREMRNQIREAELAAYGVVVNTFEELEPAYVKEFRKVRGDKVWCVGPVSLCHKENKDKAERGNKASIDEKQCFNWLDSKEPSSVVYACLGSLSRLTPLQLMELGLALEASNRPFIWVIKEGKNAQELEKILLEDGFMERTRGRGLLIRGWAPQVLILSHPAIGGFLTHCGWNSTLEGICAGVPMITWPLFAEQFYNEKFVVQVLRIGVRVGAEFAVKWGEEEKFGVVLKREVVEKAIEQLMEEGVEGQERRKRARELGEMAKRAMEEGGSSYLNMTLLIQDIMQQVTCNQTKT, from the coding sequence ATGGCTTTACAGAATTGCGATCGGCTTCACTTTGTTTTGCTTCCCCACTTGGCCCTTGGGCACCTAATCCCCATGATAGACATTGCCAAGCTATTGGCACAGCATGGTGTCATCGTCACTGTTATCACCACCCCTGTCAATGCAGCTGGGTTGACTACCATTATTGATCGAGCTGTTGATTCTGGACTCCGAATACAACTTCTCCAAGTCCCGTTCCCATCTGTAGAAGCCGGATTGCCAGAGGGTTGTGAAAGCATGGATCGTCTCCCCTCCCGAGACTTGTTCAGAAATCTCCTCATTGGCATTGGCATGCTAAAACAACCTGTGGAAAAATTGTTTGATGAGTTACAGCCGCGTGTTAGCTGCATAATTGCTGATAAAAATCTTGTGTGGACTGATGATACAGCTCGCAGGTTTCAGATTCCGCGGCTTGTTTTTGATGGAATAAGTTGCTTTTCGCTGCTGTGCACGCACAATTTACACGTTTCCAAGGTACATGAGAAGGTCTCGGAAGGGGAGCCCTTTGTGGTGCCAGGTTTGCCTGATCGTATCGAATTAACTAGAGCCCAGTTACCTGGAGCTGTAAATACGGGTGGAACGGACTTGAGAGAGATGAGGAACCAAATAAGAGAGGCTGAACTAGCTGCATATGGGGTGGTGGTTAACACGTTTGAGGAACTGGAACCAGCATATGTCAAAGAATTCCGAAAGGTCAGAGGAGATAAAGTTTGGTGCGTAGGACCGGTGTCACTGTGCCACAAGGAAAACAAGGACAAGGCTGAGAGAGGCAACAAGGCCTCTATCGATGAAAAACAGTGCTTCAATTGGCTTGATTCAAAGGAACCCAGCTCTGTGGTTTACGCGTGTTTAGGGAGCCTCAGTAGGCTTACTCCTCTGCAGCTGATGGAGCTTGGGTTAGCCCTAGAAGCATCTAACCGACCTTTCATCTGGGTTATAAAAGAGGGAAAGAATGCACAGGAGTTGGAGAAGATATTATTAGAAGATGGGTTTATGGAGAGGACAAGAGGGAGAGGGCTTTTGATCCGAGGTTGGGCTCCGCAGGTGCTGATCTTGTCGCACCCAGCAATAGGGGGGTTCTTGACACACTGTGGTTGGAACTCTACGCTTGAAGGGATCTGCGCGGGCGTGCCAATGATAACATGGCCGCTGTTCGCAGAGCAGTTTTACAATGAGAAGTTTGTGGTACAAGTATTGAGGATTGGTGTGAGGGTGGGGGCTGAGTTCGCGGTGAAGTGGGGAGAGGAAGAGAAATTTGGAGTGGTGTTGAAGAGGGAAGTGGTGGAGAAAGCCATAGAGCAGCTGATGGAGGAAGGAGTAGAAGGCcaggagagaagaaaaagagcTAGGGAGCTTGGGGAAATGGCAAAGAGAGCAATGGAAGAAGGGGGCTCTTCTTATCTCAACATGACATTGTTGATCCAAGATATTATGCAACAAGTAACATGCAATCAAACCAAGACATGA
- the LOC117920679 gene encoding UDP-glycosyltransferase 73C3-like yields the protein MATQSNHPHFLLVPLMSQSHLIPFTDMAKLLALRGIAITIIITPLNAIRFKTIIDQAIHSNLNIQFIPLQFPCQQAGLPQGRENMDSIPSPDLNKQFILASSMLQQTLENLLGHLGPPPSCIIASVCLPWTRDVAVKFKIPWLVFHGISCFTLLCTKNIERSDVLKSVAADSEPFEVPGMPDRIEFTKAQLPPGFQPSSDGSGFAEKMRATAILAQGEVVNSFEELEPNYLLEYKKLVNKVWCIGPVSLCNKEMSDKFGRGNKASIDENQCLKWLDSRKPESVIYACFGSLCHFSTSQLIEIGLGLEASNRPFIWIIRQSDCSFELEEWLLEERYEERIKGRGLIIRGWTPQVLILSHPAVGGFLTHCGWNSTVEGICSGVPMITWRMFAEQFYNEKQVVQVLRIGVRIGVEVTVRWGEEEKAGALVKRNQVKEAADKLMDEEEEGEERRERARKLGELAKMAVEEGGSSQMNMTLLIQDIMSQVNQNGPTKDGPTKEIV from the coding sequence ATGGCCACCCAATCCAACCACCCTCACTTCCTTCTGGTTCCTCTCATGTCCCAAAGCCATCTCATTCCTTTCACCGACATGGCTAAACTCCTCGCCCTTCGGGGCATAGCCATTACCATTATTATCACACCCCTCAATGCGATCAGATTCAAGACCATTATTGATCAGGCAATCCATTCCAATCTCAACATCCAATTTATCCCTCTCCAATTTCCCTGCCAACAAGCCGGCTTGCCTCAAGGACGTGAAAACATGGACAGTATCCCCTCTCCGGACTTGaacaaacaatttattttagCATCTAGTATGCTCCAACAAACTCTTGAAAATTTGCTTGGACATTTGGGGCCGCCGCCTAGCTGCATAATTGCTAGTGTTTGTCTTCCTTGGACTCGAGATGTTGCCGTCAAGTTCAAGATTCCATGGCTCGTCTTCCATGGGATTTCTTGCTTCACCCTCTTGTGCACTAAAAACATTGAGCGCTCCGACGTTCTCAAGAGTGTGGCAGCTGATTCAGAGCCGTTTGAGGTACCGGGCATGCCTGATAGAATTGAATTTACGAAGGCCCAGTTGCCCCCAGGATTTCAACCAAGTTCAGATGGCTCGGGATTTGCGGAGAAGATGAGGGCCACAGCCATTTTGGCGCAAGGGGAAGTGGTGAACAGTTTTGAGGAGTTGGAGCCAAACTACTTGCTGGAGTACAAGAAATTGGTGAACAAAGTTTGGTGCATAGGGCCTGTTTCTCTATGTAACAAAGAGATGTCAGATAAGTTTGGGAGAGGCAACAAGGCCTCCATTGATGAAAACCAGTGTTTGAAGTGGCTCGACTCCAGAAAGCCAGAGTCTGTGATTTATGCTTGCTTTGGCAGCCTATGTCACTTTTCAACTTCACAACTCATAGAGATTGGTTTGGGCTTAGAAGCATCAAACCGTCCATTCATTTGGATAATTAGACAAAGTGATTGCTCCTTTGAATTAGAGGAATGGTTGCTGGAAGAGAGGTACGAAGAGAGAATCAAGGGGAGAGGTCTCATAATCCGAGGATGGACACCTCAAGTATTGATATTGTCCCATCCAGCAGTAGGGGGCTTCTTAACACACTGTGGTTGGAATTCTACCGTTGAAGGAATCTGCAGTGGAGTTCCAATGATAACTTGGCGAATGTTTGCTGAGCAGTTCTATAATGAGAAGCAGGTTGTCCAAGTATTGAGGATTGGCGTGAGGATTGGAGTAGAAGTAACAGTACGGTGGGGAGAGGAAGAGAAGGCTGGAGCATTGGTGAAGAGGAATCAAGTAAAGGAGGCTGCAGACAAGTTGATGGATGAAGAAGAGGAAGgggaagagagaagagaaagagCTAGAAAGCTTGGGGAGCTGGCAAAGATGGCAGTAGAGGAAGGGGGTTCTTCCCAAATGAATATGACATTGTTGATCCAAGATATCATGAGCCAAGTCAATCAAAATGGACCAACTAAAGATGGACCAACTAAAGAAATAGTATAG
- the LOC117920318 gene encoding UDP-glycosyltransferase 73C3-like isoform X1 translates to MASQLLQLHFVLIPFMAPGHLIPMVDMARLLAQHGVIVTVVTTPLNATRFKSMIDRAVESGLQIHLLELQFPAVEAGLPEGCENVDLLPSRSLIRNFFVAASMLQQPLEQLFQELQPRPSCIISGKNLAWTADTARKFQIPRLYFDAMSCFAFSCSHNLEASKVHESISKLETFLVPGLPDQIELTKAQLPESLNPDSSDLTGILNQMRASESIADGIVVNTYEELEPRYVKEYKRIKGDKVWCIGPVSACNKLNLDKAERGKKALVDENQCLRWLDSWEPNSVVYACLGSISGLTALQLIELGLGLEASNRPFIWVIRGGEKSKELERWILEEGFEERTEGRGLLICGWAPQMLILSHPSIGVFLTHCGWNSTLEGVCTGVPILTCPLFAEQFINEKLVVQILGIGVSVGVESAVTWGMEEKFGVVMKREDVMKAIDEVMDKGEGGEKRRKRARELGEMAQKAIEEGGSSYLNMKKLIHYILQQTIGNPSTQLS, encoded by the coding sequence ATGGCTTCACAACTCCTTCAGCTCCACTTTGTTTTGATACCCTTCATGGCCCCAGGCCACCTTATACCTATGGTAGATATGGCCAGGCTATTGGCACAGCATGGTGTCATTGTCACTGTAGTCACCACACCTTTGAATGCTACAAGATTCAAATCAATGATTGACCGTGCTGTTGAGTCTGGACTCCAGATCCATCTTCTTGAACTCCAGTTTCCAGCAGTTGAGGCTGGCTTGCCTGAGGGGTGTGAAAATGTTGATTTACTCCCTTCACGTAGCTTAATCAGGAATTTCTTTGTTGCTGCTAGCATGTTACAGCAACCACTGGAACAATTGTTTCAGGAGTTGCAGCCCCGTCCAAGCTGCATAATTTCTGGTAAGAATCTTGCATGGACTGCTGATACTGCTCGCAAGTTTCAAATTCCAAGGCTTTATTTTGATGCTATGAGTTGCTTTGCTTTCTCATGCTCACACAATTTGGAAGCTTCTAAGGTCCATGAGAGCATCTCCAAGTTGGAGACCTTTCTGGTGCCGGGCTTGCCTGACCAGATTGAATTGACTAAAGCCCAACTACCTGAATCCCTCAATCCGGATTCATCAGACTTGACAGGCATTCTTAACCAGATGAGAGCTTCAGAATCTATAGCAGATGGGATTGTGGTTAATACTTATGAAGAGCTGGAGCCAAGATATGTGAAAGAATATAAAAGGATTAAAGGAGATAAAGTTTGGTGTATTGGCCCTGTGTCAGCTTGCAACAAGTTGAACTTAGATAAGGCAGAGAGAGGTAAAAAGGCCTTAGTGGATGAAAACCAATGTTTGAGGTGGCTTGATTCATGGGAGCCTAACTCAGTAGTTTATGCATGTCTTGGAAGTATCTCTGGCCTCACTGCTTTGCAACTTATAGAGCTTGGTTTAGGCTTAGAAGCATCAAACCGGCCATTCATTTGGGTAATAAGAGGAGGAGAGAAATCAAAAGAGTTGGAGAGATGGATTTTAGAGGAGGGATTTGAAGAGAGGACAGAAGGGAGAGGCCTCTTGATCTGTGGTTGGGCCCCTCAAATGCTAATCTTGTCTCATCCATCGATTGGGGTATTTTTAACCCATTGTGGTTGGAATTCAACCCTTGAAGGGGTATGCACCGGTGTGCCTATACTAACCTGTCCTCTGTTTGCTGAACAGTTTATAAATGAGAAGTTAGTAGTACAAATCTTAGGGATCGGTGTGAGTGTGGGAGTTGAGTCGGCTGTGACTTGGGGAATGGAAGAGAAATTTGGGGTAGTAATGAAGAGAGAGGATGTAATGAAGGCTATTGACGAGGTTATGGATAAAGGAGAAGGAggagagaagagaagaaaaagagcaAGAGAACTTGGAGAGATGGCACAGAAGGCAATAGAAGAGGGGGGTTCTTCTTATCTTAACATGAAAAAACTAATCCATTATATCCTCCAACAAACTATTGGAAATCCTAGTACACAACTAAgttaa